Proteins encoded within one genomic window of Bradyrhizobium sp. AZCC 1719:
- a CDS encoding saccharopine dehydrogenase family protein — MKREFDVIVYGATGYTGRLIAEYLATSYRSDDAPSWAIAGRSIDKLRKVRVDIGAPDDLPLVKADADEPASLRSMCERAAVIITTVGPYQLHGPGLVAACAATGTAYVDLCGEPVWMRRMIDAYHEEAKRTGARIVFSCGFDSIPFDLGVLTVQEKAREKFGRPARRVKARLRKVKGGMSGGTAASAQATLAAAARDPALIGLLTDPFALTPGFTGPSQPSGLIPEYDPHMNAWLVPFPMAPVNTKNVHRTNFLLGHLYGRDFVYDEMMVAPGLGEIAGVTTETFATVFSLVRTGGLKPGAGPTREAREKGFYDILFLGELPDGGRVETVVRGDRDPGYGSTSKMIVESALCVVRDVQGEGGIWTPGALMGPALRKRLAERAGLTFSAR; from the coding sequence GTGAAGCGGGAGTTCGACGTCATCGTCTATGGCGCGACGGGTTACACCGGGCGCCTCATCGCCGAATATCTGGCGACGTCCTATCGCAGCGACGATGCTCCGTCCTGGGCGATCGCGGGACGCTCGATCGACAAGCTCCGGAAGGTGCGTGTCGACATCGGCGCACCGGATGATTTGCCGTTGGTCAAGGCGGATGCCGACGAGCCGGCCAGCCTGCGTTCGATGTGCGAGCGTGCGGCCGTGATCATCACGACTGTCGGGCCCTATCAGCTGCACGGTCCCGGGCTGGTGGCGGCCTGCGCGGCCACGGGAACGGCCTATGTTGATCTCTGCGGCGAACCGGTTTGGATGCGGCGCATGATCGACGCCTATCACGAAGAGGCGAAACGGACCGGCGCGCGCATCGTCTTCTCCTGCGGCTTCGATTCCATCCCGTTCGACCTCGGCGTGCTCACGGTGCAGGAGAAGGCGCGCGAGAAATTCGGACGCCCGGCGCGGCGGGTCAAAGCCCGCCTGCGCAAGGTGAAAGGCGGCATGTCTGGCGGCACCGCGGCGAGCGCCCAGGCGACATTGGCCGCCGCCGCGCGCGACCCGGCCCTGATCGGGCTGCTGACCGACCCCTTCGCATTGACGCCGGGGTTCACCGGGCCGTCTCAGCCGTCGGGCCTCATCCCCGAATACGATCCGCACATGAACGCGTGGCTCGTGCCGTTCCCCATGGCGCCGGTCAACACCAAGAACGTGCACCGCACGAATTTCCTGTTGGGTCATCTCTACGGCAGGGATTTCGTCTACGACGAGATGATGGTCGCGCCGGGATTGGGGGAAATCGCCGGCGTGACGACGGAGACGTTCGCCACGGTGTTTTCCTTGGTCAGAACCGGCGGTCTCAAACCCGGCGCGGGCCCGACCCGGGAAGCGCGCGAGAAGGGCTTCTACGACATCCTTTTCCTGGGCGAGCTGCCGGATGGCGGACGGGTCGAGACGGTCGTCAGGGGCGACCGCGATCCGGGCTACGGCTCGACCAGCAAGATGATCGTCGAGAGCGCTCTCTGCGTCGTGCGCGACGTGCAGGGCGAGGGCGGCATCTGGACGCCGGGCGCGCTGATGGGTCCGGCGTTGCGCAAGCGTCTGGCGGAGCGCGCCGGCCTCACCTTCAGCGCGCGTTGA
- a CDS encoding molybdopterin-dependent oxidoreductase, protein MGRMRKLLIPGVDKTLLVRDAVKSMPDLTRRRFISGGASLGALTLLTGCDVTDSFSAEEMLKQVSKFNDGVQALMFNPNAMAPTFPESAITKPFPFNAYYDLDEAPEVDGKTWKLEVRGLVENKKSWTLDELYQLPQVKQVTRHICVEGWSAIGSWTGTPLRDFLKLVGADTRAKYVWFQCADKDGYNSPLDMPSALHAQTQMTFKFGDEILPRAYGFPMKIRVPTKLGFKNPKYVISMEVTNDYKGGFWEDQGYNSFSGS, encoded by the coding sequence ATGGGCCGCATGCGCAAGCTTCTGATCCCCGGCGTCGACAAGACGCTTCTCGTCAGAGACGCCGTCAAGTCCATGCCGGATCTCACCCGCCGGCGCTTCATCTCGGGCGGTGCCAGCCTCGGCGCGCTGACGCTTCTGACCGGCTGCGACGTGACGGACAGTTTCTCGGCCGAGGAGATGCTGAAGCAGGTCTCAAAGTTCAATGACGGCGTGCAGGCATTGATGTTCAATCCCAATGCGATGGCGCCGACTTTCCCGGAAAGCGCAATCACAAAGCCGTTCCCGTTCAACGCCTATTACGACCTCGACGAGGCGCCGGAAGTCGACGGCAAGACGTGGAAGCTCGAGGTGCGCGGCCTCGTCGAGAACAAGAAGTCCTGGACGCTGGACGAGCTCTATCAACTGCCGCAGGTCAAGCAGGTGACGCGCCACATCTGCGTCGAAGGCTGGAGCGCGATCGGAAGCTGGACCGGTACGCCGTTGCGCGATTTCCTCAAACTGGTCGGCGCGGATACACGGGCGAAATATGTCTGGTTCCAGTGCGCCGACAAGGACGGCTACAATTCGCCGCTCGACATGCCGAGCGCGCTGCATGCGCAGACCCAGATGACGTTCAAATTCGGCGACGAAATCCTGCCGCGCGCCTATGGTTTCCCGATGAAGATCAGGGTGCCGACCAAGCTCGGCTTCAAGAACCCGAAATACGTGATCTCGATGGAAGTCACCAACGACTACAAGGGCGGCTTCTGGGAAGATCAGGGGTATAATTCTTTCAGCGGAAGTTAG
- a CDS encoding Rieske (2Fe-2S) protein — translation MDAPSKEFALAGSLEELKLKGRLVVRGDHRPILVIYDRGRAFALDNRCPHMGFPLERGSVEDGILTCHWHHARFDLESGCTFDLWADDVPICPVEVRNGDVWVKTTFTHADLAAHWHQRLANGLAHNLGLVIAKAIHGQLAAGVPQTEIVREVALFGAQNRDGWGVGLTILTALANILPLLPEQEAYLALFHGARRVAADCDGEAPRRERAPLGSRPDPAALKRWLRRWTNVRHREAAERTLLTAIAADFSPAELADALFAAETERAFADTGHSLDFINKAFECLDLIGWQHAAALLPTVVGQMVAARGAEESTAWRQPIDLVALCEESTGELADLFAAGRGSRDWSGHAALAHELLGDDPTRIVDALKGAIRAGAAPADLGQSLAYAAALRVARFGNANEHADWETAHHVFTYANAVHQMLIRIGIANIDTHVTAVRGVLHGAMALYLARYLNVPPARIPGDGGEQLDDLPADPETIRAALLDAFDRQRQVDLAASLVARHLTLGHSPQALIATLAHAVLREDAGFHAYQMLEAGVRQFGTRGDTNEGRHILIAVARYLAAHSPTERASLQTADIARRLMRGGELHQEAGSS, via the coding sequence ATGGACGCGCCGAGCAAGGAATTTGCGCTGGCGGGCAGCCTTGAGGAGCTGAAGCTCAAGGGGCGGCTCGTTGTGCGCGGTGACCATCGTCCGATCCTTGTCATCTACGACCGCGGACGTGCCTTCGCCCTCGACAATCGGTGCCCGCATATGGGCTTCCCGCTCGAGCGCGGCAGCGTCGAGGACGGCATCCTAACCTGTCACTGGCACCACGCGCGCTTCGATCTCGAAAGCGGCTGCACCTTCGACCTGTGGGCGGACGACGTGCCGATCTGCCCGGTCGAGGTGCGCAATGGTGACGTCTGGGTGAAGACCACGTTCACACATGCCGATCTCGCCGCGCACTGGCATCAGCGGCTTGCGAACGGCCTTGCCCACAATCTTGGCCTCGTCATTGCCAAGGCCATACATGGTCAGCTCGCGGCCGGCGTACCGCAAACCGAAATCGTACGGGAGGTGGCGCTGTTCGGGGCGCAAAATCGCGACGGCTGGGGCGTCGGCCTTACGATCCTTACGGCACTCGCCAATATCCTGCCTTTGCTGCCGGAGCAGGAAGCCTATCTCGCTCTATTCCACGGCGCACGCCGCGTGGCGGCGGACTGCGACGGCGAGGCGCCGCGGCGGGAACGCGCGCCGCTTGGAAGCCGGCCGGATCCGGCCGCGCTCAAACGCTGGCTGCGGCGCTGGACAAACGTGCGCCATCGCGAGGCGGCCGAGCGCACCCTGCTCACGGCGATTGCTGCCGACTTCTCCCCGGCTGAACTCGCCGATGCGCTGTTCGCTGCCGAGACCGAGCGAGCGTTCGCCGACACTGGGCACTCGCTCGACTTCATCAACAAGGCGTTCGAGTGCCTCGACCTGATCGGCTGGCAACACGCGGCGGCTCTGCTGCCGACTGTCGTCGGTCAGATGGTAGCGGCCCGTGGCGCCGAGGAATCGACTGCCTGGCGCCAGCCCATTGACCTTGTTGCATTGTGTGAAGAATCAACCGGCGAGCTCGCGGACCTGTTCGCTGCCGGACGCGGCTCGCGTGACTGGTCGGGCCACGCCGCACTTGCTCACGAGCTGCTCGGTGACGATCCGACCAGGATCGTCGACGCGCTCAAGGGGGCGATCCGCGCCGGTGCCGCTCCTGCCGACCTTGGCCAATCCCTCGCCTACGCGGCAGCGCTCAGGGTGGCGCGCTTCGGCAATGCCAATGAGCACGCCGACTGGGAGACGGCGCATCACGTTTTCACCTACGCCAACGCAGTCCACCAGATGCTGATCCGCATCGGGATTGCCAACATCGACACTCACGTCACGGCGGTGCGCGGCGTGTTGCACGGAGCGATGGCGCTCTACCTTGCTCGCTATCTCAATGTGCCGCCGGCGCGCATCCCGGGCGACGGCGGCGAGCAGCTCGATGATCTGCCCGCGGATCCAGAGACGATCAGAGCCGCCTTGCTCGATGCCTTCGACCGGCAGCGGCAGGTCGATCTCGCCGCAAGCCTGGTGGCACGGCATCTCACGCTCGGCCATTCGCCGCAGGCGCTGATCGCCACGCTCGCGCATGCGGTCCTGCGAGAAGATGCAGGCTTCCATGCCTATCAGATGCTGGAGGCCGGAGTCCGGCAGTTCGGCACGCGGGGCGATACGAACGAGGGCCGGCACATCCTGATCGCGGTTGCCCGCTATCTGGCCGCCCATTCACCGACAGAACGCGCCTCACTGCAGACAGCCGACATAGCTCGCCGCTTGATGCGGGGTGGCGAGCTGCATCAAGAGGCTGGATCGTCCTGA
- a CDS encoding DUF6455 family protein, with protein MTVQDKPYPTVSRMVDIFGEWLKHRRELREMRELDAANFGQIASDLRMSSADLEALVRQGPHAADELPKMLTALGVDQADLARTEPLVLRDMERVCSMCIQKRRCDRDLAAGTAAAHYQEYCGNADTIDGLGKRIDS; from the coding sequence ATGACCGTTCAGGACAAGCCCTATCCCACCGTCAGCCGCATGGTCGATATCTTCGGCGAATGGCTGAAACACCGGCGCGAGCTGCGGGAAATGCGCGAGCTGGACGCCGCCAATTTCGGCCAGATCGCGAGCGATTTACGGATGTCTTCCGCCGATTTGGAGGCGCTGGTCCGCCAGGGACCGCATGCCGCCGATGAATTGCCGAAAATGCTGACCGCGCTCGGCGTCGATCAGGCCGATCTGGCGCGTACCGAACCGCTTGTGCTGCGCGACATGGAGCGCGTCTGCTCCATGTGCATCCAGAAGCGCCGATGCGACCGCGATCTCGCCGCCGGCACCGCCGCTGCGCATTACCAGGAATATTGCGGCAACGCCGACACGATCGACGGCCTCGGCAAGCGGATCGACTCGTAG
- a CDS encoding aspartate-semialdehyde dehydrogenase translates to MGYKVAVVGATGNVGREMLNILDERKFPADEVVVLASRRSVGVEVSYGDRTLKVKALEHYDFSDVDICLMSAGGSVSKEWSPRIGAAGAVVIDNSSAWRMDPDVPLIVPEVNADAAAGFAKKNIIANPNCSTAQLVVALKPLHDKATIKRVVVATYQSVSGAGKDAMDELFSQTKAVYTNDELINKKFPKRIAFNVIPEIDVFMEDGYTKEEWKMMAETKKILDPKIKLSATCVRVPVFVGHSEAVNIEFENPITADEARNILRNAPGCLVIDKHEPGGYVTPYEAAGEDATYISRIREDATVENGLALWCVSDNLRKGAALNAVQIAESLINRKLITAKKKAA, encoded by the coding sequence ATGGGTTACAAAGTCGCTGTCGTCGGTGCGACCGGCAATGTCGGGCGCGAAATGCTCAATATTCTCGACGAGCGCAAGTTCCCCGCCGACGAGGTCGTGGTGCTGGCCTCGCGCCGCAGCGTCGGCGTCGAAGTGTCCTATGGCGACCGCACCCTGAAGGTCAAAGCGCTCGAGCACTACGACTTCTCCGACGTCGATATCTGCCTGATGTCGGCAGGCGGCTCGGTGTCGAAGGAATGGTCGCCCAGGATCGGCGCGGCGGGTGCGGTCGTGATCGACAATTCGTCGGCCTGGCGGATGGACCCGGATGTGCCGCTGATTGTGCCGGAAGTGAACGCCGATGCGGCCGCGGGCTTTGCCAAGAAGAACATCATCGCCAACCCGAACTGCTCGACCGCGCAGCTCGTGGTGGCGCTGAAGCCGCTGCATGACAAGGCCACCATCAAGCGGGTCGTGGTCGCGACCTATCAATCGGTCTCCGGCGCCGGCAAGGACGCGATGGACGAACTGTTCTCGCAGACCAAGGCCGTCTACACCAATGACGAGCTGATCAACAAGAAATTCCCCAAGCGTATCGCCTTCAACGTCATCCCCGAGATCGACGTGTTCATGGAGGACGGCTACACCAAGGAAGAATGGAAGATGATGGCGGAGACCAAGAAGATTCTTGATCCCAAGATCAAGCTTTCCGCCACCTGCGTGCGGGTGCCCGTGTTCGTCGGCCATTCGGAGGCCGTCAACATCGAATTCGAGAATCCGATCACGGCCGATGAAGCGCGCAACATCCTGCGCAACGCGCCGGGTTGCCTCGTGATCGACAAGCACGAGCCCGGCGGCTACGTCACGCCCTACGAGGCGGCCGGCGAGGACGCCACCTATATCAGCCGCATCCGCGAGGACGCGACGGTGGAGAACGGCCTCGCATTGTGGTGCGTCTCCGACAATCTGCGCAAGGGCGCAGCCCTGAACGCGGTGCAGATCGCCGAATCCTTGATCAACCGCAAGCTGATCACCGCGAAGAAGAAGGCGGCGTAG
- the leuB gene encoding 3-isopropylmalate dehydrogenase, whose amino-acid sequence MATHKLLLLPGDGIGPEVMGEVQRLIDWLNAAGIASFETEQGLVGGSAYDAHKVSISEGDMAKATAADAIIFGAVGGPKWDSVPYEVRPEAGLLRLRKDLGLFANLRPAVCYPALADASSLKREAVEGLDIMIVRELTGGVYFGEPKTITDLGNGQKRAIDTQVYDTYEIERIGRVAFDLARKRRNKVTSMEKRNVMKSGVLWNEVMTAVHAREYTDVTLEHQLADSGGMMLVKAPKQFDVIVTDNLFGDMLSDIAAMLTGSLGMLPSASLGEIDAKTKKRRSLFEPVHGSAPDIAGKGLANPIAMISSFGMALRYSFDMGALADKVDAAIAAVLASGLRTADIKSEGTTAASTTQMGEAILKELQKLHA is encoded by the coding sequence ATGGCGACCCATAAACTGCTGCTTCTCCCCGGCGACGGTATCGGCCCCGAAGTGATGGGGGAGGTGCAGCGCCTGATCGACTGGCTGAACGCGGCAGGCATCGCGTCATTCGAGACCGAGCAGGGACTGGTCGGCGGCTCCGCCTATGACGCGCACAAGGTGTCGATCTCGGAAGGCGACATGGCCAAGGCAACGGCCGCGGACGCCATTATCTTCGGCGCGGTCGGCGGTCCCAAATGGGACAGCGTTCCCTACGAGGTGCGCCCCGAGGCAGGTCTCCTGCGGCTGCGCAAGGATCTCGGCCTGTTCGCCAATCTCCGTCCCGCCGTCTGCTACCCGGCGCTCGCGGATGCCTCCAGCCTGAAGCGCGAGGCCGTCGAAGGCCTTGACATCATGATCGTGCGCGAACTGACCGGCGGCGTCTATTTCGGCGAGCCGAAAACCATCACCGATCTCGGCAACGGCCAAAAGCGCGCCATCGATACCCAGGTCTACGACACCTATGAGATCGAGCGCATCGGTCGCGTCGCCTTCGATTTGGCGCGCAAGCGCCGCAACAAGGTGACGTCGATGGAAAAGCGCAACGTCATGAAGTCGGGCGTGCTCTGGAACGAGGTCATGACGGCCGTCCACGCGCGCGAATACACCGACGTGACGCTGGAGCATCAGCTCGCCGATTCCGGCGGCATGATGCTGGTGAAGGCGCCAAAGCAATTCGACGTCATCGTGACCGACAATCTGTTCGGCGACATGCTGTCCGATATCGCGGCGATGCTCACGGGATCGCTCGGCATGCTGCCCTCGGCCTCGCTCGGCGAGATCGACGCCAAGACCAAAAAGCGCCGCTCGCTGTTCGAGCCGGTGCACGGCTCGGCGCCCGATATTGCCGGCAAGGGCCTCGCTAATCCGATCGCAATGATTTCGTCGTTCGGGATGGCGCTGCGCTATTCCTTCGATATGGGCGCGCTGGCCGACAAGGTCGACGCGGCGATCGCGGCGGTGCTGGCGAGTGGATTGCGTACGGCGGATATCAAGTCCGAGGGCACGACGGCAGCCTCAACCACGCAGATGGGCGAAGCGATTTTGAAGGAATTGCAGAAGCTGCACGCGTAA
- a CDS encoding YbfB/YjiJ family MFS transporter, with protein sequence MHAPDRPASYAHPARLILILSLAPTVGLGIGRFAYALVLPDMRDTLAWSYSAAGFMNTVNAAGYLAGALLASRMIRRFGLAASVRWGTLACVLSLALCATTGNFYVLSFARLLAGVGAAAGFVGGGALAATIAQSRPERANFLLSLFYAGPGIGILASGLAAPFVLQGFGPGSWWMVWWAMTALAVVMTIPVLLAPFHAGAALTETTAVKFAVAPVVIYLTGYFLFGAGYIAYMTFMIAYIRDAGGGAAAQSAFWSLIGVSAFITPWVWRRVLALDRGGLATTIILGVNAIGAGMPIFGHSVWLLATSALVFGVAFFAVVGSTTAFVRFNYPPQAWPTAIAAMTISFGIGQTLGPIVVGAITDALGSLSFALNVSAAMLALGAVLSAFQRKVVRKPST encoded by the coding sequence TTGCACGCCCCCGACCGTCCCGCGAGTTACGCGCATCCCGCACGGCTGATCCTCATTCTGTCGCTGGCGCCGACCGTCGGTCTCGGCATTGGCCGCTTTGCCTATGCGCTGGTGCTGCCTGACATGCGCGACACCCTGGCCTGGAGCTATTCCGCGGCCGGTTTCATGAACACCGTCAATGCCGCCGGCTATCTCGCGGGCGCCCTGCTCGCCTCGCGCATGATCCGGCGTTTTGGATTGGCCGCTTCGGTTCGATGGGGCACGCTGGCCTGCGTGCTATCGCTGGCGCTCTGCGCCACCACAGGCAATTTCTACGTCCTGAGTTTTGCGCGGCTTCTGGCGGGCGTCGGCGCCGCGGCCGGATTCGTCGGCGGCGGCGCGCTGGCGGCGACGATTGCGCAGTCGCGCCCCGAGCGGGCGAATTTTCTGCTCAGCCTGTTCTATGCCGGCCCCGGGATCGGCATCCTGGCGTCGGGACTGGCGGCGCCGTTCGTGCTGCAGGGCTTCGGGCCGGGCTCGTGGTGGATGGTCTGGTGGGCGATGACCGCGCTGGCGGTCGTCATGACGATCCCGGTCCTGCTCGCACCGTTTCATGCCGGTGCAGCCCTGACCGAAACGACGGCAGTCAAATTCGCCGTCGCGCCGGTCGTGATCTATCTCACCGGCTACTTTCTGTTTGGCGCCGGCTACATCGCCTACATGACCTTCATGATCGCCTATATCCGCGACGCCGGTGGCGGTGCCGCGGCGCAGAGCGCGTTCTGGAGCCTGATCGGTGTCAGCGCTTTCATCACGCCCTGGGTATGGCGGCGCGTGCTGGCGCTCGACCGCGGCGGCCTCGCCACCACGATCATTCTCGGCGTCAACGCCATCGGTGCGGGGATGCCGATCTTTGGGCATTCGGTGTGGCTGCTCGCCACATCGGCGCTGGTGTTCGGCGTAGCATTCTTCGCGGTGGTCGGATCCACCACCGCCTTCGTCCGCTTCAACTACCCGCCGCAAGCCTGGCCCACCGCAATTGCGGCGATGACGATTTCATTCGGCATCGGCCAGACGCTGGGCCCGATCGTGGTCGGCGCGATCACGGATGCGCTGGGCAGCCTGTCGTTCGCGCTGAACGTTTCCGCGGCGATGCTGGCGCTGGGTGCGGTGCTGTCGGCATTTCAGAGGAAGGTAGTGCGGAAACCCTCGACGTGA
- a CDS encoding HpcH/HpaI aldolase/citrate lyase family protein: MIRPRRSLLFMPGSNARALEKARNLPADGIILDLEDSVAPDAKAMARDQIAKAIAAGGFGKREVLIRVNSLDTPWWVEDVTMAGKARPDGILVPKISTVDDLNAIANRLSDINAPTSIRVWAMIETARAVLDADKLAAASRDSETRLTGFVFGPNDISRETRIRMQPGRATMIPMITHCILATRAHGLEILDGPYSDISNIDGFATECAQGRDLGFDGKTLIHPSHIEACNAIFTPPAEEVEQARKIIAAFEKPENASRGAIQLDGRMVERLHADMARRTIAIADAIAAMGH; encoded by the coding sequence ATGATCCGTCCGCGCCGCAGCCTGTTGTTCATGCCCGGATCTAACGCGCGGGCGCTGGAAAAGGCGCGCAACCTGCCGGCCGACGGAATCATCCTCGACCTCGAGGATTCGGTGGCGCCGGACGCCAAGGCAATGGCCCGCGACCAGATCGCCAAAGCGATTGCTGCGGGCGGGTTCGGCAAGCGCGAGGTGCTGATCCGGGTCAACAGCCTCGATACGCCGTGGTGGGTCGAGGACGTCACCATGGCCGGCAAGGCGCGGCCCGACGGCATTCTGGTTCCCAAGATCTCCACCGTCGACGATCTCAACGCGATCGCCAATCGCCTCAGCGATATCAATGCGCCCACCTCGATCCGGGTCTGGGCCATGATCGAAACCGCGCGCGCGGTGCTGGACGCCGACAAGCTCGCCGCGGCATCGCGGGATTCTGAAACCAGGCTTACCGGATTCGTGTTCGGGCCGAACGATATTTCGCGGGAAACGCGGATCCGCATGCAGCCGGGCCGCGCCACGATGATTCCGATGATCACGCACTGCATCCTGGCGACGCGCGCGCACGGGCTGGAAATTCTCGACGGTCCCTATAGCGACATCAGCAATATCGACGGCTTTGCGACCGAATGCGCGCAAGGCCGCGATCTCGGCTTCGACGGCAAAACGCTGATCCATCCGAGCCACATCGAGGCCTGCAACGCCATCTTCACGCCGCCGGCCGAGGAGGTCGAGCAGGCGCGCAAGATCATTGCTGCTTTCGAAAAACCGGAAAACGCCTCGCGCGGGGCGATCCAGCTCGACGGGCGGATGGTGGAACGACTGCACGCCGACATGGCGCGGCGCACGATTGCGATTGCCGACGCAATCGCGGCCATGGGGCATTGA
- a CDS encoding carbonic anhydrase, whose product MTSFPQHLLDGYRSFTSQRLPTEQTRYRELSERGQSPAVMVIGCCDSRVSPEVIFDAGPGELFVVRNVANLVPVYQPDGGAHGVSAALEYAINVLRIKHIVVLGHAQCGGIRAFIDKIDPLSPGDFIGRWMAMFIKPGEVVEQRERETMQEFTIRIEKAAIFRSLENLMTFPFVRARVERGEMELHGAYFGVAEGSLFVLDQKAKEFRSVQDAA is encoded by the coding sequence ATGACCTCTTTCCCGCAACATCTGCTCGACGGTTATAGGTCCTTCACCTCGCAACGGCTGCCGACCGAACAGACGCGCTACCGGGAACTCTCCGAGCGCGGCCAGTCGCCCGCCGTGATGGTGATCGGCTGCTGCGATTCCCGCGTCTCACCGGAAGTGATTTTCGATGCCGGCCCCGGCGAGCTCTTCGTGGTGCGCAACGTCGCCAACCTGGTGCCGGTGTATCAGCCGGACGGCGGCGCCCATGGCGTCTCCGCGGCGCTGGAATATGCGATCAATGTGCTGCGCATCAAGCATATCGTCGTGCTCGGCCATGCCCAGTGCGGCGGCATTCGCGCCTTCATCGACAAGATCGACCCGCTGTCCCCGGGCGACTTCATCGGCCGCTGGATGGCGATGTTCATCAAGCCGGGCGAGGTCGTCGAACAGCGCGAGCGCGAGACGATGCAGGAGTTCACGATCAGGATCGAGAAAGCCGCGATCTTCCGCTCACTGGAAAATCTGATGACGTTCCCGTTCGTGCGCGCCCGCGTCGAGCGCGGCGAGATGGAATTGCACGGCGCCTATTTCGGCGTCGCCGAGGGTTCGCTGTTCGTGCTCGATCAGAAGGCGAAGGAGTTTCGCAGCGTGCAGGACGCGGCGTAG